Part of the Chloroflexota bacterium genome is shown below.
TTCGCGGAGGCGCAGCGCGCCCGACTCGTCAAGGGTGACTCCGTCGATCGCCATGCCGGCGCGATGGCCAATGCGCGATCCCACATCCTGGCGCCGGTGGCACGGCTCCTCACGGTCCGCATCCGGCTCGCCGCTCGTCGGCCGACCCTCGTCCTGCCATCCGCTGGCGCATCCTCGCCCGCACGCTGACCGTTCGCCGCGCTCGTATTGTCCCGCCTCGTCGTGCCGCGTAGCATGCACCTCGGCACCAGCCGGTCCGTGATGAACGGCGTGGATGAGCGAGGGCGGCGAGCAGCGCATGTCGAGCACGATCGAGGACGGCTTCGCGATCGAGACGCTGCGGCGGTGCGCGCTCTTCGCGAAGGTCGGTGACGAAGCGCTCGCAGCATGCGTGCGGAGCCTCCGGGTCCGGCGTTTCCGCAAGAACGAGACGATCTTCCACCAGGGTGACCCCGGCGATTCCCTCTTCATCGTCGAGACCGGGTCGGTCAAGATCGTGCTGCCGAGTCCCGAGGGGGAAGAGGGCGCCATCATCGCGACCCTCGCTCGCGGTGACTTCTTCGGTGAACTCGCCCTCCTCGACGGCGCGCCGCATTCGGCCACGGCGGTTGCCCTCGACACTGCCGAGATGCTCGTCATGCGACGGGATACCTTCGAGCAGCTCATCGACACGGATCGCGGTCTTCGGATGGCGTTGTTCGCCGGCCTCACCGCCGAGCTCCGTCGACTCACGGGACACGTCGAGGAGCTCCACTTCCTCGACCTTCCCGGCCGCCTCGCCGCGCGCCTGGTCCGCCTCGCGGCTGACACACGGCCGGACGCCGCTGGCGAGATCGTCCTCGATTGGCCGTACACCCAATCGGAGCTCGCCTCGATGATCGGTGGCACGCGCCAGACGGTCAACCGCCTTCTTGCGGACATGGTGACCGCGGGTCTCGTGCGCTTCGAGAAGGACACGGTCGTCATCCCCGACCTCGATCGGCTCGCCCGCGCGGCCGAACGGTGACGGTCGAAGGGACCACGCACCCGGTCAGCGTCGGGATCCGTGGCTGACGACGTTCTAAGCGCGGATGCGCTCACCCTCCTCCGCTCGATCGCCCTCCGTGCGGAGGTGGCGCGACGGCTCGATCTCGGGTCGGCGGAGGCGGTCCTTCGCTCCGTGGTCGACGCCACGGTCGCGCTCTTCCAGGCCGAGGCCGCCTCCATCGCCCTCTATGACCCGACGAAGGACCGCCTCGTCTTCCGCGTCGCGGCAGGCGAACAGGGGCGCGGTGTCGTCGGACTCGAGGTGCCGCCGTCGCAGGGTCTCGTCGGCTACGTCTACACGACCGGTCAGGCCCTGGCGCTCTCCGACGTCGCGCGGGACAAGCGGTTCGGCCGGGCGTTCGCCGAGCAGACGAGTTATGTGCCGCGATCCATCGTCGCCGTGCCGCTCGTCGATGAGCATGGGACGATCGGCGTGCTCGAGGTGCTCGACAAGCGCGACGAAGCGGCATTCAGTCTCCGCGACATCGAGCTCGCATCGGTCTTCGCCCGCCAGGCCGCGGTGGCAATCAGCTCGAGCCGGGTGGAGCGCGACGTCGCGACGCTCATCGGGTCGGCGCTCACCGCGCTCAACCGGAGCGACGGCGACGCCGCGGCCCCTCCCGGCGACGGGTTGGCGCTCGAGAACCTCGTCCGCGCTGCCACCGCGGACCTCGCCGGCGACGACGACTCGCGGCTCTGGGCGCTCGTCGAGCAGGTCGCCCGCGTCCGGCGCGTGGATCCGGGTCAGCTTGCGCTCGTCGTCGATCTCCTCGCGGTCGTGGCGGACCACGCCGAGCGGGCCGGTCGAGCGCGGGCACGGCGGCGGTGACGGACGAGCTGCTTCCCGCCTGGAGCGAGCCGTTCACCCTCGATCGGCGGGCCGGCCTCGCCCGAAGTCTCCCCTTCGGTGCGATCGATCGATCCTGGGCCTTCGACGGCTCGAACGGACGAGGGATGACGGTCGCCATCATCGACTCGGGCGTCGAGCGGGATCATCCGGCCGTCGGCGGTCGGCTCGTGCGGAGCGTCCGCGTCGAGCTCGGCGAGGAGCGGCCCGTGGTCGTCGAGGATCCCGACGGGCTCGACGTCGTGGGCCATGGGACTGCGTGCGCCGGGATCGTCCACGCACTCGCGCCGGCGGCGGACATCGTCTCGATCCGCGTGCTCGGACCGGACAACCGGGGCAAGGGCGCGGCGTTCGCCGCCGGTCTCGACTGGGCGATCGAGCAGGGCGCGGACGTCGTCAACCTCAGCCTCAGCTCGAAGAGCGACGCCCTCTTCGCGACGTTCCACGAGCTCGCCGACGCGGCGTACTTCGCGAACGTCCTCCTCGTCAGCGCCGCGAACAACGTCCCGGGCCCGAGCTATCCGTCGCTCTTCGCGTCCGTCGTATCGGTCGCCGCGCACGATATCGCCGATCCGTGGACCTGGTTCTACAACCCGTCCCCGCCGGTGGAGTTCGGGGCGTACGGTCTCGATGTGGATGTCGCGTGGCGCGAGGGCGGCCGGATCCTCGCGACGGGCAACAGCTTCGCCGCGCCGCACATCGCCGGCCTCGCGACGCTCATCCGGGCGAAACACCCGGCAGTCACCCCATTCGAGGTGAAGGCGATCCTGGCGGCGACGGCGTCGCCGGTCGGCTGAGCGGCACTCCGGGTTCGCGTCGGGCGATCGCTCGTGGGCGCCACGAGACCCCGGCCCGGTGGGAGGTCGGGGCGGGGTCTCGGTGACGGATGCCGGGCGTTGGGAGCCCGGCGGCTATGGGTGTCCGGTCGTGGTGTCGCCCGTGCTACTCGCCGTGACCCGATGGGCTTCGAAGCGTGTGGCGATGACCCTCGACATCGTCCTCGCCCGCCTCGCGGGCTCCCTTGAACCCCTCGCGGGCGCCGAGCCGATGACCCTCGACATCGTCCTCGCCCGCCTCGCGGGCTCCCTTGAACCCCTCGCTGTTGTCGATGCCAGCCCTACCGGCCTCCCGATCCGTTCCTTCTGCCGGCAGCTTCCCGCGCGGGTGCGGACTGCGGCGCTGGATGGAGAGTACTCCCCGCCTGCCCACGGGCAAGGTCGGGATGCGACCCGCGCGGTGTCAGGTTCGCGACAGGGAGATCAGCGTGGCGGCCGCTCAGCGTGCGAGCGGTCGTCGGATGCCGCGGTGCAGATCGAGGAAGCGACTCGAAAGGCCGGGGCCGGCGGCGACGAGTTCGAGGAAGTCGGGGCCGTCGAGCTCGAGCATCGTCGCGGGAGTGGTCGCCGTGACGGTGGCCGTCCGCGGGACGCCCGTCAGCAGGCCGATCTCGCCGAAGACCTCGTCCGGTCCCATGGATCGCAGCCGAGCAACCGTAAGGTCGGCCTTCCGCTGCGTGACCTCGAAGCTGCCGGAGACGACGATCGCGAGTCGATCGGCCGGGTCGCCCTGGCGCATGACCACGGTCCCCGCGGCGATCTCCCGGCGTCGACATCGAGCGAGGATCGCCTCGAGGGTCGCCGGGGCGACGCCGGCGAAGATCGGCAGCCCGGCCACGTGTCGCAGGAGGATGTCTCCCGGGCTCGCCGCCCGGGTGCCGGCTGATCCGACCATGACCGCGGCGAGGATCGACGCGACGACGACGGCCGCTCCGCAGGACGCGAGGACCGGAGCGGTGCCAATGGCCGAGGCGAGGACCGGAACGGCGAACGAACCGCCGGCATAGGCGAGCGTCGCGACCGTCGCCACCGCCCCGAGGGCCCGGCCACGGAGTTCATCGGGCACCACGCGCTGGAAGATCGTCGCATCGACCACCTCGACGAGCAGGCTCCCGGCGGAGGCGATGGTCATCGCGATGAGCGCCGGAAGGAGTGCGTCGGTCGCCCCGAGTGCCGCGAGCCCCGCACCGAGGGTCACGGCCCCGCCCACGAGGAGCGGGGCGAGGCGCGGTCGGAGGACGAGTGAGCCCGCGATGAGCGCGCCGATGACGCCGCCGACCCCGATCGCGGCGTTGAGATAGCCCGTCGCCGCCTCGCTGGTCCCGAACGCCGACCCGGCGAGGACCACCGTGAGGACGGACAGGCCGCCGAAGGCGAACGATCCGGCGACGTCGAGCAGGGCGAGCCCGACGATGGGGCGCAGTGCGACCGCGCCGCCGATCCGAGGCGCGGTTTCGCCGGTGGGCGACCCGGCAGCGCCCGACCCGGCAGCGCCCGACCCCGCGGCGCTCGACGCCGATGGGGCCGCCGGTGCGCTCACCGGATCGGCGCCGCTTCGACGCGGCAGGCGCCACAGGACCGCGGCGACGACGGCGAATGAGACGGCGTTGAGCAGGAACGCGAGGGCAAGGCCGGATGACGCGATGATGAGGCCGCCGATGGCCGGCCCGATGACGAACGCGAGCTTGTCGAGGCTCGCCCACGCACTGTTCGCCGGTCCGAGTCGGGATTCATCCCCGACGAGCGTCGGGAGGAACGCGCCGATCGTCGGTCCGAAGAACGATGAGAAGCACGTCGCCAGGACGGCCAGCGCCACGATCGCCCAGAGCGGTCCGTCGAGTGCGACGAGTGCCGCGAGCGCGAGCATGATCGCGCCACGAGCGACGTCCGTCGCGAGCAGCACGAGACGACGGTCGTATCGGTCGGCCGCGATCCCGGCGGGCACGGAGAGGACGACGTACGGCAGAACGCGGGCCGCCCCGACGATGCCGAGGAGCACCGGATCGGCGCTCCGCTCGTAGACGACGACGAGGAGGGCGACGAGGTAGAGCCAGTCACCGATGGAGCTGATGAACTCCCCAGCGAGCAGGCGCATGAGCGCCCGGTCGACCCACAAGGATCGATACGCGCGGAGGACGGTCATCGGCCGTCAGGCGCCGCGGACGGTCGGCTGTCGGCGCGCATCTCGAGCGGCGATCGGCGGCGGATCGCTACGCGACGAAGCGCCGGAAGACCGCGACCGCGTTCTGGCCACCGAAGCCGAACCCGTTGATCATGGCCGTGTCGACCCGAGCCGCGCGCTTGATGCCGGGGACGTAGTCGAGATCGCACTCCGGGAGGTCCGGATGCTCGAGGTTCGCCGTCGGTGGGATCCAGCCGTCGCGGATCGCCCCGATCGCAGTGAGCGCGGAGACGGCGCCCGCCGCACCGAGGAGGTGGCCGACCATCGACTTCGGCGAACTGATCGGGACCGTGTGGGCTCGTGGTCCGAAGGCGGCCTTGATGGCCCGGGTCTCGGTGACGTCGTTGAGCGGAGTCGACGTGCCGTGGGCGACGATGTAGTCGATGTCCGTCGGGCCGATGCCGGCGTCCGCCATGGCGCGGGTCATCGCTCTCGTGGCTCCCCGGCCGGTGGGCTCGGGGGCGCTGATGTGGTAGGCGTCCGCGGTGAGCGACGCACCGAGCACCTCGGCCTGGATCCGGCCTCCCGCGCCGCGAGCGAGCGCGTGGGCGACGGATTCGACGACGACGCACGCGGCGCCCTCGCCGAAGAGGAAGCCGTCGCGGTCGCGGTCGAACGGCCGCGAGGCGTGGGTAGGGTCATCGTTCCGCTTCGAGAGGGCGCCCATGTTGCCGAGCGCGGCGAACGCGATCGGGAGGAGCGCGGCCTCGGAACCGCCGGCGATCACGACGTCGCACTCGCCCGACCGGATGAGGCGGAGAGCGTCCTGGAAGGCGATGACGCTGCTCGCGCACGCCGCGACCTGGGTGATGAGCGGCCCGGTCAGTCCGTAGCGCATGCTCACCATCGCCGCCGCCATCGAACCGGAGAGCGCCGGGATCGCGAACGGGCTCACCTGGCCGGGCCCCTTGGCCGCCAGCGTCGACGTGCCTTCGATGACCTGCTCCATGCCACCGCCGCCCGTGTTCAGGATGACCCCGACCCGGTCCCGCCGTTCCGGGTCCCATCCCTCGAAGTCGAGCCCGGAATGGTGGACCGCCTCCGCCGCGGCGGCCATCCCGAAGTGGATGAACCGGCTCATCCGACGGGCCATCTTTCGATCCATGACCACCGTGGGATCGAAGCCCTTGACCTCGGCGGCGATCCGGACGTCGAAGCCGGAAGGATCGAACGAGGTGATCGGCCCGCCACCGGAGACACCCTCGAGGAGGTTGGCCCAGAACGTCGCGGCGTCGTTGCCGATCGGCGTCACGGCGCCGACGCCGGTGACGACGGCTCGCCGGGACGGATCGGTCGACGGTGGCACGGGCGGTCACCTCACACGGTTGCTGGGCTGCCGGGATTGTAGCGGCGGGGTTCGTTCGACGGACGCCGCCTCTCGACGGACGCCGCCGGCAGATGGGTTGCTGCCGGGAGGAGGTCGCTCGTCCAGTCAGTTCGGGGCATGAGACGGACGATCCGCCTGGTAGACGCACGGACGACGCCGGGAGGAGGTCGCTCGTTCAGTCAGTTCGTGGCATGACATCCCAGCTTGTGCCGGCCGCAGCCGTGAAGTGAGCCGGAATGAAGGCCGACATGCTTGGCTCTCGCCATGCCGTTCGAGCCACGCCATCAGAAGCCGCCCGTGCAGCGAGCGCTCGTGCGCATCGGAGCCGACGTCCGGCAGGCGCGGTACGCAGCCGGGCTGAGCCAGCAGGCGCTCGCCGACCGTGTCGGCGTGGCGCAATCGACGATCTCGCGGCTCGAGCGCGGGTGTGCGCCGGGCGTCGGCTTGTGGGTCATCGCGGCGACCATGGCGACGCTGGGATTCAGATCGCTCGCCGACTTCCGGTTCGCCGATCTGCGGTCGCCGCGACCCTGATCCAGAACAACCCCGGCATTCGTCGCAGGACCGACCTGCGGTCATGCCCCGAACTGAATGACGGCGAGAGACCCTTCCGCGGGTGTTCGGGCCGGAAGCCGTCAGTCGCCGTCGAACTGTTTGAAGATGACGGCGCCGTTGTGGCCGCCGAGGCCAATGTTGTTCGACAGGCCATACCGGATCCGGAGCGGCGTCGCCTCGGTGAGGACCCACAGGTCACAGTCGGGGTCGGGCTCCCGATAGTTGATCGTCGGCGGGACGCACTGCTCGACGATCGACATGACGGTCGCGAACGCCTCGAACGATCCGGCGGCGCCCATCATGTGGCCGGTCATGGACTTCGTGGCGCTGATCGCGAGGCTGTGCGCCGAAGCAGCCGCTCGATCCCCGAAGACGGTCCAGATGGCCTCCGTCTCACGCCGGTCGCCGAGCGGCGTTCCGGTCCCGTGGGGATTGATGAGGTCGACCTCGTCCGCCGGGACGCCACGCCGGTCGAGGGCCATCTTCATCGCCCGGGCCGATCCGGTGCCGCCCTCGATCGGCTGGATCATGTCCCAGCCGTCCGCGGCCGAGCCGTAGCCGACGACCTCGGCGTAGATCCGCGCCCCGCGAGCCTTCGCGAGCTCCATGTCCTCAAGCAGGAGCGAACCGGCCCCCTCACCGAGGACGAAACCGTCGCGCGTCCGATCGAACGGACGCGACACCGTCTCCGGTCCGCCGCCGGGCAGCGGCATCGCCAACCCCCGCATGTTGCCGAACCCGGCGTGGGCGACCTCGAGGAGCGGCATTTCGCACGAGCCGCTGATGACGGCGATGCAGTCGCCGCGGCGGATCGCCTCGGCGCCTTCCGCGACGTTGTGCGTGCCGGTCGCGCAGGCGGACACGATGCAGATGTTGTGGCCGATCGCCCCCGTCTCGATGGCGATCATCCCGGAGGTCGAGTCCACGAGACCGTTGGCGATGAACGTCGGCGCCACGGCCCGTGGGCCGCGCTCCTGGAGCACCCGCCAGTTGTCGATCATGAGCTGCTGGCCGCCGGCGCCGGAGCCGAAGACGACCCCGACCTCCGTCCGGTTCGCGTCGGTGATCTCGAAGCCCGAGTCGGCGAGGGCCTGCTTGGCTGCCGCGACGCCGTAGTGGAGGCTCGCCTCCGTGCGCCGGACGGACTTGGCGTCAAGCCACTGCAGGGGATCGAAATCCTTGACCTCGCCGGCCACCTTGGCCTCGTAGCGGCTCACGTCGAAGCGGGTAATCTCGGCGAGGCCGCTCCTTCCGTTGAGGAGATTGTCCCAGACGGTCTTCGTGTCGTTGCCGACGGGGCTGACGACGCCGAGGCCGGTGATGGCGACGCGGCGGGTGTAGTCGGGGGTGCGCACTCGGTCGGGCTCCTGTCCGCTGACGGTTCGGTTTGGTCGGTTCGCGCTAGACGGCGCTGGGGAGGAAGGGCACGGAGAGGCGATCGAGCGTCGTCGGGTCGTCCGTCGCGATCGTCTCGGCGTCCGGGACGATCCGCCGGATGAGGCCGCTGAGGACCCGCCCGGGTCCGATCTCCACGTATGTGTCGACGCCATCGGCGGCCATCCGCTGGACCGCCGCGATCCAGTCGACGCCGGTCGTGAGGTGCTCCACGAGTTCGGCGCGGCAGGCGTCGCCGGTCGTCAATGGTCGGGCATCCGCGTTCGCGAGGAGCGGCGGATGGGGATCGGCGAAGGCGATGCCGGCGAGTGCGGTCCGCATCCCTTCGGCGGCTTCGGCCATGAGCGGTGAGTGGGCGGCGACGCTCACCGGGAGCTCGATGGCCCGTCGCGCGCCGAGGTCGCGGGCGATCGCGAGCGCCGCCTCCACCGCGGCTCGCTCGCCCGACACGACGACCTGCCCCGGTGAGTTGCGGTTCGCGATCCCGAAGACACCGTGCGCCGCGGCCGCGGCGACGAGCTCCGGCAGTCGCGCATCGTCGAGGCCGATGATCGCCGCCATCCGACCCTCACGGCCGGACCCGGATCCCTGCATGAGGATCCCCCGGCGACGAACCAGCCGGATCGCGTCGGCGAAGTCGAGGACGCCGGCGGCGACGAGGGCGCTGTACTGGCCCATCGAATGGCCGGCAGCGTACGCGGCATCCGGGCTGGCGCCGATAGCGGCCCATCGATCGCGAAGG
Proteins encoded:
- a CDS encoding GAF domain-containing protein → MADDVLSADALTLLRSIALRAEVARRLDLGSAEAVLRSVVDATVALFQAEAASIALYDPTKDRLVFRVAAGEQGRGVVGLEVPPSQGLVGYVYTTGQALALSDVARDKRFGRAFAEQTSYVPRSIVAVPLVDEHGTIGVLEVLDKRDEAAFSLRDIELASVFARQAAVAISSSRVERDVATLIGSALTALNRSDGDAAAPPGDGLALENLVRAATADLAGDDDSRLWALVEQVARVRRVDPGQLALVVDLLAVVADHAERAGRARARRR
- a CDS encoding MFS transporter, with translation MTVLRAYRSLWVDRALMRLLAGEFISSIGDWLYLVALLVVVYERSADPVLLGIVGAARVLPYVVLSVPAGIAADRYDRRLVLLATDVARGAIMLALAALVALDGPLWAIVALAVLATCFSSFFGPTIGAFLPTLVGDESRLGPANSAWASLDKLAFVIGPAIGGLIIASSGLALAFLLNAVSFAVVAAVLWRLPRRSGADPVSAPAAPSASSAAGSGAAGSGAAGSPTGETAPRIGGAVALRPIVGLALLDVAGSFAFGGLSVLTVVLAGSAFGTSEAATGYLNAAIGVGGVIGALIAGSLVLRPRLAPLLVGGAVTLGAGLAALGATDALLPALIAMTIASAGSLLVEVVDATIFQRVVPDELRGRALGAVATVATLAYAGGSFAVPVLASAIGTAPVLASCGAAVVVASILAAVMVGSAGTRAASPGDILLRHVAGLPIFAGVAPATLEAILARCRRREIAAGTVVMRQGDPADRLAIVVSGSFEVTQRKADLTVARLRSMGPDEVFGEIGLLTGVPRTATVTATTPATMLELDGPDFLELVAAGPGLSSRFLDLHRGIRRPLAR
- a CDS encoding helix-turn-helix transcriptional regulator, which gives rise to MPFEPRHQKPPVQRALVRIGADVRQARYAAGLSQQALADRVGVAQSTISRLERGCAPGVGLWVIAATMATLGFRSLADFRFADLRSPRP
- the fabF gene encoding beta-ketoacyl-ACP synthase II, whose amino-acid sequence is MPPSTDPSRRAVVTGVGAVTPIGNDAATFWANLLEGVSGGGPITSFDPSGFDVRIAAEVKGFDPTVVMDRKMARRMSRFIHFGMAAAAEAVHHSGLDFEGWDPERRDRVGVILNTGGGGMEQVIEGTSTLAAKGPGQVSPFAIPALSGSMAAAMVSMRYGLTGPLITQVAACASSVIAFQDALRLIRSGECDVVIAGGSEAALLPIAFAALGNMGALSKRNDDPTHASRPFDRDRDGFLFGEGAACVVVESVAHALARGAGGRIQAEVLGASLTADAYHISAPEPTGRGATRAMTRAMADAGIGPTDIDYIVAHGTSTPLNDVTETRAIKAAFGPRAHTVPISSPKSMVGHLLGAAGAVSALTAIGAIRDGWIPPTANLEHPDLPECDLDYVPGIKRAARVDTAMINGFGFGGQNAVAVFRRFVA
- a CDS encoding beta-ketoacyl-ACP synthase II; this encodes MRTPDYTRRVAITGLGVVSPVGNDTKTVWDNLLNGRSGLAEITRFDVSRYEAKVAGEVKDFDPLQWLDAKSVRRTEASLHYGVAAAKQALADSGFEITDANRTEVGVVFGSGAGGQQLMIDNWRVLQERGPRAVAPTFIANGLVDSTSGMIAIETGAIGHNICIVSACATGTHNVAEGAEAIRRGDCIAVISGSCEMPLLEVAHAGFGNMRGLAMPLPGGGPETVSRPFDRTRDGFVLGEGAGSLLLEDMELAKARGARIYAEVVGYGSAADGWDMIQPIEGGTGSARAMKMALDRRGVPADEVDLINPHGTGTPLGDRRETEAIWTVFGDRAAASAHSLAISATKSMTGHMMGAAGSFEAFATVMSIVEQCVPPTINYREPDPDCDLWVLTEATPLRIRYGLSNNIGLGGHNGAVIFKQFDGD
- a CDS encoding Crp/Fnr family transcriptional regulator, which gives rise to MSEGGEQRMSSTIEDGFAIETLRRCALFAKVGDEALAACVRSLRVRRFRKNETIFHQGDPGDSLFIVETGSVKIVLPSPEGEEGAIIATLARGDFFGELALLDGAPHSATAVALDTAEMLVMRRDTFEQLIDTDRGLRMALFAGLTAELRRLTGHVEELHFLDLPGRLAARLVRLAADTRPDAAGEIVLDWPYTQSELASMIGGTRQTVNRLLADMVTAGLVRFEKDTVVIPDLDRLARAAER
- a CDS encoding S8 family serine peptidase, translating into MTDELLPAWSEPFTLDRRAGLARSLPFGAIDRSWAFDGSNGRGMTVAIIDSGVERDHPAVGGRLVRSVRVELGEERPVVVEDPDGLDVVGHGTACAGIVHALAPAADIVSIRVLGPDNRGKGAAFAAGLDWAIEQGADVVNLSLSSKSDALFATFHELADAAYFANVLLVSAANNVPGPSYPSLFASVVSVAAHDIADPWTWFYNPSPPVEFGAYGLDVDVAWREGGRILATGNSFAAPHIAGLATLIRAKHPAVTPFEVKAILAATASPVG
- the fabD gene encoding ACP S-malonyltransferase, yielding MTRFAFVFPGQGSQSVGMGRDLATASAAAAAIFAAADDALGEPLSRLAWEGPAEELDRTVNAQPALLAASIASLAVLRDRWAAIGASPDAAYAAGHSMGQYSALVAAGVLDFADAIRLVRRRGILMQGSGSGREGRMAAIIGLDDARLPELVAAAAAHGVFGIANRNSPGQVVVSGERAAVEAALAIARDLGARRAIELPVSVAAHSPLMAEAAEGMRTALAGIAFADPHPPLLANADARPLTTGDACRAELVEHLTTGVDWIAAVQRMAADGVDTYVEIGPGRVLSGLIRRIVPDAETIATDDPTTLDRLSVPFLPSAV